AAAATGCTAGCTATTGTGAGAAATAGTATCATTATCATTTTAAATGATTGTAGTAAAAGCTACATTACTCAGGTACTACGGCGATGCTTCTCGATCGAAATTTATTTGCAAAAGAACAAAAACAAATCAAACTACAAATCAAAGTGGCTCGAAATTTCGCAGAACTCGAACCCCACGCAGATAGTTGGAATCGGTTGGCTTTTGGAAGTCTCCAACAATTGCCGATGTCTTCCCATGCATGGGTATCGTCCTATTTCGAGCATTATTTGGCACAAAATGAGTCCTGGGTATGTTTGTTGGCTTTTCAAGATTCGGAATTGGTGGGTGTGATGCCATCAGTCGCCAAAACCTGGAATTTGTTGGGGTTGAAGGTATCCGTTTTGGGTTTGCGACAATCGTCACAAAGTTGTTCGGTTGACATACTGGCAAAACCGGGTTTAGAAAATATCGTCATTCCAGCTTTGGTAGAAAAAATGGTGGAATTGTATCCGCGTCAAATTGGGATAGTGTTCGATCGATTGCCGGAAAATTCTCCCACGATCGCAGTTTTTGAGGAGTTAGCAAATTTTACTTTGATAAAAGAATTTGACAGTGTGGGTGCTTATATCCCTATTGGTAATGATTTTGCGAAATATCGATCGAATTTGAGTGGAAATTTTAGAAGCAATCTCAATAAAGCTAATAAGAAATTACATGCTTTGGAAAATGCGAACATCAATTTTATTAATGGTAAAGAAGCAACCGCAGAATATCTTACCCAACTGGTAGAAGTGGAAGCCAAAAGTTGGAAAGAAGATGTCGGAACTGCGATAATCAATTGCCCACAAGCGCTCGCATTTTATCGAAGTCTGTGCCAGCGACTTTCGAGTGCGGGATTTTTGGAATGGCAAATATTGACAGCAGAAGGAAAGGCGATCGCGGTGAATTTGGCGGTTCGTCTCGAGCGATTAGTTTTAATTTGGAAGTTGGGTTACGATGCGAGCTACTCGAAATGTTCTCCGGGAAGTCTTTTGCTCGAAGAAGCGGTGAAATTGGCTTGTGAATCTCCCGATATCGATGAAATTAATTTTATGACCGACCATTCCTGGTATGACAATTGGAAAATGGAAAAGCGCCAATATTATTATTTGAGGTTATACAGCCATAAATCTCCATTTTCAATGTTGGGATATATGATTTGGAATCTACGTCGAAAGTTGCGAAAAATATTTTAACTTTGGTATTTCAATCCTACCCGCATCTTAAAAAATAAAAGCTCTCCAATGATTTCCACGGAAGAGCTTTTACTGTAATTTTAATTTGACCGCAACGCCGTTTTACCTAAGTTTTTGACCTGGATAAACCAGGGGGGATCCGTTTTTTTTCGCTTAAAGTTTCCGAGTACAAGCTCGGTTTACTGCCGCGAAAATTCCTTGGTTCCCTTATTCTTAAAGACATAGATCAAAAAACTTGATGGCAGTCACCAACGTTGCAGTACAACTTGAATCTATTATAACTTGCAAAAATGATGTTGTGTATGTCCAATTGCAAAATATTTCTTAACTGGAATGGGGGTACCAGATAGACTCAATTTTGCGGGCGATCGCCAATGCGGTTTCCCGGTTTGGCTCATCTAATAAAACCGTGACATGACCTAGCTTGCGTCCTGGGCGGGATGTTTTTTTCTCGTACCAATGGACGTAGGCTTGGGGAATTTGGGCAATTTGCTGACGCTGATGGCTATAGTCACTCTCAGAGGTTTCATAGCCCAGCAAGTTTACCATGACAGCCCCGGGAAAAGTCAAGCCCGGATTGCCCAAAGATAGACCAGAAACTGCTCGCAGTTGTTGCTCGAATTGGGAAGTGTGGCATCCATCCAGGGAAAAATGTCCAGAATTGTGGGTGCGGGGAGCGATTTCATTGACTAATACTTTCCCTTCTGCGGTGAGGAATAACTCAATTCCCAAAACCCCGACGAATTCTAGTTTATCTAATAGAATCCCGGCAATTTCTGTAATTTCTCTAGCAATTTCTGGAGTCACGTCTGCTGGAGCAATGACACGCCGACAAACTTGCTCTTGCTGTTGAGTTTCGACTACGGGATAGGTGATGATTTCCCCATTGACAGAACGGGCTGCTATGATAGCTAATTCCCTCACAAAGGGCACATATTCTTCGACTAAAAATAATGATTTTTGGTCTTGATTTTTCCGCCTACTTGTGTTTGCAAAATCCTGCCATTGTGCCTGATGAGAAATAATATAGGTGCCTTGTCCATCGTAACCATGGCGACGGGCTTTTATAACAATGGGAAAAGTGAGATTTTCTGTTGTGGTGATTGCTTCTAACGGTTGAAAAGACGGTACTGGCAACCCTAATTTTTGTAAATAACAGCGTTGGTGGTATTTATCTAACAGTGGTGCTAAAGCTGCTAGGGGGGGACGGAAACACACACCGGATGTTTCTAGGGCGGATAACCCTGGTAAATCGACAAATTCGTTCTCGAAAGTAATGATATCGCACAGACTAGCTAATTTATCTGTGGCAGATGCATCATCTACTGCGGCAAACACAGTATCCTGGGCAATGGCAACAGCTGGATCCCCAGGATTAGGGGTTTGGATGACTAATTCTAACCCCAATTTTGTGGCGGCACTACCCATCATTCCAGCTAATTGTCCGCCACCGATAACACCAATACGCTTCATTTGCAACCTAAAGACTCACGAGTATCCGCACCAGTTTTTGAGTTTATCCCCTTGGCGATCGCGCATAATTCTTTGATTTGCGCTCCATCCAAAATTGCATCTGTAAAGTCTGCACCCTCGATATTTACGCCTGTAAATATGGCTCGCAGTAACAGAGTTTCTCGCAAAATGGCATCACTTAAATCCGCACCTGTTAAGTTTACCTGATCTACTAGGGCATTGCTCAAGTCCGCACCATGTAATTTTGCCTGTGTCATCACCGATGCACTCATTACCGCACCTCGCAAGTCAGTACCTGCAAAGTTTACGAGTTCCATATTAGCGTTAGAAAATTCTGATGCTTGTAAACTTTCTCCCGAAAAATCCCGACGACTCAGCTCCGCATTACTGAAGGAGAGGGGGTGAGTCCAGTCAGCTAATGCTGGTGGATTCCAACTCAGGAAAAAGACTGCCAAAACTAAGACTAATGTCTGTCGCCACAATACCATATTTGTGTTCTCAGTGATATGCTTTTTTCGGCTGGATGGTGAATTGTCTCAAGACAAACACAAAAAATTGACCATGTTGTAAACAAGCATACTCTTTTTGGGAATCCTAGAAAGGAGAAGTCCTGTTTTTCTATTGGTTAACCATGTCAACTTCTATATTTTTTGCCCAAACTGCGTCATCCAAGGCAAAAAAAACTGTGCAGCAGATTTCTGTTGCAGAAACGCAATTTCAGCAAATGCCACCATTTCTTGTGGCAACCTGTGGTGGACTTGCCTTTGTCGTAGTTGTTTTAATTATTTATGGCAAGGTGCAGATGGACAAGTTACAAAAAAAACTCAAGTTTGAAAAATTTCGAGCCAAAGAATTAGAGAAAAAATTTAAACTTGCCCTAGAAACGATTCACAAAATGGAGAGGAACCCCGATTTAATTAACTCGCGGGAATTCAACCTCGACTATTTGCGGATGCGGATGTCGGAGGAAGTATTTCACTTTGCGATCGTCAATCAAATTAAAATTAGAATTAAGGATAAAATTTCTCAAGCATTGCGTCCTACCCAAGTCAATCAAGGTGTTGTTGGGGTTGCGGGGACTGGGAGACAAGTGGATGAAATTTTTGATGTGGAATATGAAACGGGGGCACCACCAAATATTAGTAAAAGGGTTTTATTCCGGATTCAAATTCGTTTAATGAAACTGCCAACCCAAGCAACATCGGCGACAATTAGT
The Calothrix sp. 336/3 DNA segment above includes these coding regions:
- a CDS encoding GNAT family N-acetyltransferase; protein product: MARNFAELEPHADSWNRLAFGSLQQLPMSSHAWVSSYFEHYLAQNESWVCLLAFQDSELVGVMPSVAKTWNLLGLKVSVLGLRQSSQSCSVDILAKPGLENIVIPALVEKMVELYPRQIGIVFDRLPENSPTIAVFEELANFTLIKEFDSVGAYIPIGNDFAKYRSNLSGNFRSNLNKANKKLHALENANINFINGKEATAEYLTQLVEVEAKSWKEDVGTAIINCPQALAFYRSLCQRLSSAGFLEWQILTAEGKAIAVNLAVRLERLVLIWKLGYDASYSKCSPGSLLLEEAVKLACESPDIDEINFMTDHSWYDNWKMEKRQYYYLRLYSHKSPFSMLGYMIWNLRRKLRKIF
- a CDS encoding 5-(carboxyamino)imidazole ribonucleotide synthase, giving the protein MKRIGVIGGGQLAGMMGSAATKLGLELVIQTPNPGDPAVAIAQDTVFAAVDDASATDKLASLCDIITFENEFVDLPGLSALETSGVCFRPPLAALAPLLDKYHQRCYLQKLGLPVPSFQPLEAITTTENLTFPIVIKARRHGYDGQGTYIISHQAQWQDFANTSRRKNQDQKSLFLVEEYVPFVRELAIIAARSVNGEIITYPVVETQQQEQVCRRVIAPADVTPEIAREITEIAGILLDKLEFVGVLGIELFLTAEGKVLVNEIAPRTHNSGHFSLDGCHTSQFEQQLRAVSGLSLGNPGLTFPGAVMVNLLGYETSESDYSHQRQQIAQIPQAYVHWYEKKTSRPGRKLGHVTVLLDEPNRETALAIARKIESIWYPHSS
- a CDS encoding pentapeptide repeat-containing protein is translated as MVLWRQTLVLVLAVFFLSWNPPALADWTHPLSFSNAELSRRDFSGESLQASEFSNANMELVNFAGTDLRGAVMSASVMTQAKLHGADLSNALVDQVNLTGADLSDAILRETLLLRAIFTGVNIEGADFTDAILDGAQIKELCAIAKGINSKTGADTRESLGCK